A stretch of Halococcus sediminicola DNA encodes these proteins:
- a CDS encoding nuclear transport factor 2 family protein has protein sequence MDRNDPESVVRRYYDLVDAERYDDLVALFAEDVRYERPGQEPIEGRDALRAFYEEDRPLDDGSHEVHDVVVDGETVAVRGAFSGRQDGERVAFGFADVHEFDGGSIACRHTFTDRDEV, from the coding sequence ATGGACCGCAACGACCCCGAATCGGTGGTCAGACGGTACTACGACCTCGTCGATGCCGAGCGCTACGACGACCTCGTGGCGCTGTTCGCCGAGGACGTTCGCTACGAACGGCCCGGCCAGGAGCCGATCGAGGGCCGCGACGCGCTCCGGGCGTTCTACGAGGAGGACCGACCGCTCGACGACGGCTCCCACGAGGTTCACGACGTGGTCGTCGACGGCGAGACGGTGGCGGTCAGAGGGGCGTTCAGCGGCCGGCAGGACGGCGAGCGCGTCGCGTTCGGCTTCGCCGACGTCCACGAGTTCGACGGCGGGTCGATCGCCTGCCGGCACACCTTTACCGACCGCGACGAGGTCTGA
- a CDS encoding OFA family MFS transporter gives MASAAESGDVDYSARAREALGYSRWWQVAAAAVMMALISPYQYVWSSIEGPLAADLNIQLSALGLVFTLFVAFQSLSQFPVGTWRDGHGPRRISLLAGVLAGGGYLGLAYANSLWQVYLLYSLGAIGVGIVYTVAVNTALKWFPDRRGLTTGVGTMAFAAGSAAFIPYVRANATVGSYSSVLRNMGLLIGIGILVGAVVLRDPPTDWLGERTDGGQATMSTRAGTGDDYTWREMIRTWQFWDLLVMFAFVNAAGLMLTAKVISFAQQFGIGAAVATASATILALVGGLSRIVVGGVSDRLSRRRTILVMALLTGFGLFALVWFAQLGSGLGFVAAVIVTTFFWSPQFALFPSIVGDYYGQANSSSNYALVYMGKVGGGVLGGVVAGWLITLVGWSTTFLIGGGLSLLAGVGAFALRPPQRSQ, from the coding sequence ATGGCGTCCGCGGCCGAATCGGGCGACGTCGACTACAGCGCCCGCGCACGCGAGGCGCTCGGCTACTCGCGGTGGTGGCAGGTCGCCGCCGCGGCGGTGATGATGGCGCTCATCAGCCCCTACCAGTACGTATGGTCGTCCATCGAGGGACCGCTGGCGGCCGACCTCAATATTCAACTCTCCGCGCTCGGACTCGTCTTCACCCTCTTTGTGGCCTTCCAGTCGCTCTCGCAGTTCCCCGTCGGGACATGGCGCGACGGCCACGGCCCACGGCGCATCAGCCTTCTTGCAGGGGTGCTCGCCGGCGGCGGCTATCTCGGCCTCGCCTACGCGAACAGCCTCTGGCAAGTCTATCTACTCTACTCGCTGGGGGCCATCGGCGTCGGCATCGTCTACACGGTGGCCGTCAATACGGCGCTCAAGTGGTTTCCGGACAGACGGGGCCTCACCACGGGTGTCGGCACGATGGCCTTCGCCGCCGGCAGCGCCGCGTTCATCCCCTACGTTCGCGCGAACGCAACAGTAGGGAGCTATTCCAGTGTTCTCCGTAACATGGGCCTGCTCATCGGCATCGGCATCCTCGTCGGCGCGGTCGTGCTCCGTGACCCGCCGACCGACTGGCTCGGGGAACGCACCGACGGCGGACAGGCGACGATGTCCACCCGCGCGGGGACGGGAGACGACTACACGTGGCGTGAGATGATCCGAACGTGGCAGTTCTGGGATCTCCTCGTCATGTTCGCGTTCGTCAACGCCGCCGGACTGATGCTGACGGCGAAGGTCATCTCCTTCGCCCAGCAGTTCGGTATCGGGGCGGCCGTCGCCACCGCCTCGGCGACGATCCTCGCGCTCGTCGGCGGGCTGAGTCGCATCGTCGTCGGTGGCGTCTCCGATAGGCTCTCGCGCCGGCGAACCATTCTGGTCATGGCGCTGCTCACTGGCTTCGGACTGTTCGCGCTCGTCTGGTTCGCCCAGCTCGGCTCGGGTCTCGGCTTCGTCGCCGCCGTGATCGTCACCACCTTCTTCTGGAGTCCCCAGTTCGCGCTCTTTCCGAGCATCGTCGGCGACTACTACGGACAGGCCAACTCCTCCAGTAACTACGCGCTGGTCTATATGGGCAAGGTCGGCGGCGGCGTCCTCGGCGGCGTCGTCGCCGGCTGGCTCATCACTCTCGTGGGGTGGTCGACGACCTTCCTCATCGGCGGCGGACTCTCCTTGCTCGCGGGCGTCGGCGCGTTCGCGCTCAGACCGCCCCAGCGGTCGCAGTAA
- a CDS encoding MFS transporter gives MNTDRATLAAMIFAVLFGQVALYPGVPELVAALGARTTLDASTWFLAAEYAGFVLFAGVWGARSDAAGRRVPFIVAGALGGVASYALLVVLAWFTDIGFTTMLLLRFVEGSFTIAAFSLSITMLMDLEGGHGRNMGAAGIAIGSGTALGAPLGGQLSGVGPLVPLVVAAGLLCLVALLAIRLSDRVPESRRGGVGAALAGLADRPALGLPYLFGFADRFTAGFFALVGTLYFRETFDLDAGMAGLVLGLFFAPFALGQYPMGRLSDRIGRLVPVVAGSVLYGGTVLAVYLAPTIEIAGATMILLGIAGALVAPATMALVTDLAADRGTAMGGFNVFGSLGFLVGTVGGGALAQTFGFGTAFFAAAALEAGVVVLTLPLLVRLDLPRSTLFGDHESA, from the coding sequence GTGAACACCGACCGCGCCACGCTCGCGGCGATGATTTTCGCCGTGCTGTTCGGACAGGTGGCGCTCTATCCGGGCGTCCCGGAACTCGTCGCGGCGCTCGGCGCACGGACGACTCTCGACGCGAGCACGTGGTTTCTCGCGGCCGAGTACGCGGGATTCGTGCTCTTCGCCGGCGTCTGGGGCGCACGCAGCGACGCCGCCGGCCGCCGCGTCCCGTTCATCGTCGCGGGTGCACTCGGCGGCGTGGCGAGCTACGCACTGCTGGTCGTCCTCGCGTGGTTCACCGACATCGGCTTCACGACGATGCTCCTCCTCAGATTCGTCGAGGGGAGCTTCACCATCGCAGCCTTTTCACTCTCGATAACGATGCTGATGGATTTGGAAGGCGGGCACGGCCGCAACATGGGCGCGGCGGGTATCGCCATCGGGTCGGGCACGGCGCTCGGCGCGCCACTCGGCGGCCAGCTCTCGGGTGTGGGACCGCTCGTTCCGCTGGTCGTCGCCGCCGGCCTGCTCTGCCTCGTCGCGCTGCTCGCGATTCGACTATCGGACCGCGTCCCCGAGAGCCGACGGGGCGGCGTCGGGGCGGCACTTGCGGGCCTCGCGGACCGCCCGGCGCTCGGCCTGCCCTATCTCTTTGGCTTCGCCGACCGCTTCACGGCGGGCTTCTTCGCGCTCGTCGGCACGCTCTACTTCAGGGAGACGTTCGACCTCGATGCGGGGATGGCCGGTCTCGTGCTCGGTCTCTTCTTCGCCCCGTTCGCGCTCGGCCAGTACCCAATGGGTCGGCTCTCGGACCGCATCGGCCGCCTCGTGCCTGTGGTCGCCGGATCGGTGCTCTACGGCGGCACGGTACTCGCAGTTTATCTCGCCCCCACGATCGAGATCGCCGGCGCGACGATGATCCTCCTGGGGATCGCCGGTGCGCTCGTCGCCCCGGCCACGATGGCGCTCGTGACCGACCTCGCAGCGGATCGGGGGACGGCGATGGGCGGGTTCAACGTCTTCGGCAGCCTCGGCTTCCTCGTCGGCACCGTGGGCGGCGGCGCGCTCGCCCAGACCTTCGGTTTTGGGACAGCGTTTTTCGCCGCCGCGGCGCTCGAAGCCGGCGTCGTCGTTCTCACGCTCCCGCTGCTCGTCCGGCTCGACCTCCCCCGAAGCACGCTCTTCGGCGACCACGAATCCGCCTGA